Genomic segment of Streptomyces alboniger:
TGTCAGTCGTCCGTCTCGGCGCCCGCCCGCCCGAGCAGCTCCCGCAGGAGCTGCTCGTCGTCGGCCGTGAGCGTCGTGACGAAGCTGGCGAGGACCGCCTCCCGGTCGCTCTCGCCGTCGAGCACCTTGCGCATGCGGAACGCGGCGAGCCCCGCCTCGTCCGAGGCCGGCGTCCACGCGAAGGACCGGCCCGCGCGCTCCCGGGTCACCACGTTCTTCGCGAGGAGGCGGGTCAGGATCGTCATCACGGTCGTGTAGGCGAGGTCACCGCCGATCCGCTCCTGCACCCAGGCGGCGCTGACCGGGCCGCGGGCGGCGTGCAGCGCGGCGAGCACCTGCTGCTCCAGCTCGCCCTGCGCGCGGCGGCGCAGCCTCGGCGGGCGCTCCTCGCGCTTGTCGTGATGCTCCATGCCGGGGCTCCCTCCAGCCTCTTCGCGCTCCTCGGCGGCCGGGAGCGCCATATCGTAACGGGCCCGGACCACCCCGCCAGCTTCTACATTCCTGTAGATTCTACGGGAGCCATCACCCGGAACGCGTAACTCGGACCTCAGGAGGACATCGTGGGAGTTTCCCTGGCCAAGGGCGGCAACGTCTCACTCAGCAAGGAGGCCCCGGGCCTGACCGCCGTACTGGTCGGTCTGGGCTGGGACGTGCGTACCACGACGGGCACGGACTACGACCTGGACGCCAGCGCGCTGCTCTGCGACGACTCCGGCAAGGTCGTCTCGGACCAGCACTTCATCTTCTACAACAACCTGACGAGTCCGGACGGTTCGGTCGAGCACACCGGTGACAACCTCACCGGTGAGGGCGAGGGCGACGACGAGGCCGTGAAGGTGAACCTCGCCCAGGTGCCCGCCCAGATCACGAAGATCGTCTTCCCGGTGTCGATCCACGACGCCGAGAACCGCGGCCAGAGCTTCGGCCAGGTCCGCAACGCCTTCATCCGCGTGGTGAACCAGGCGGACGGCGTCGAGATCGCGCGCTACGACCTCTCCGAGGACGCGTCGACGGAGACCGCCATGGTCTTCGGCGAGCTGTACCGCCATGGCGCCGAGTGGAAATTCCGCGCGGTCGGCCAGGGTTATGCCAGTGGACTGCGGGGCATCGCGACGGACTTCGGCGTGAACGTCTGACCCGCGGTCCCTGACGGCATCCGGCCGCGAACCCCGAGGAGGCAGGTCATGTACGACGACCAGGAGACGGTGCGCAAGATCCTGACGGAGCTGGGCGACACCTGGGCGGTCGTGGGCCTGTCCGGCAACCGCGACCGGCCGGCGTACGGCGTCGCGGCCGTCCTGCAAGGCTTCGGCAAGCGCGTCGTGCCGATCCATCCCAAGGCTGAGACGGTCCACGGCGAGCAGGGGTATCCCTCCCTGTCCGCCGTGCCGTTCGCGGTCGACGTGGTCGATGTGTTCGTCAACAGCGGCCTGGCGGGCCAGGTCGCCGACGAGGCGGTCGCGGCCGGCGCGCGGGCCGTGTGGTTCCAGCTCGGCGTCATCGACGAGGCGGCGTACGAACGGACGCGCGCGGCGGGCCTGGACATGGTCATGGACCGCTGCCCGGCCATCGAGATTCCACGGCTGGGCTGAGGTCGGGGCGGCCGCGCCCTTCAGAACCGCTTCGAGGGCCAGTCGAGCAGGCGCGCGCCGATCACCGCGGTCTGGAGGGTGTAACGGTGCACGGGGTCCGAGGGGTTGGCGCCGGTGAGCTTGTGGATGCGTTCCAGCCGGTAGGTCAGGGCGCGCACGCTCAGCGCGAGGCGGCGGGCGGCCTCCGCCGCCACACACCCCGAGTCGAAGTACGCGGCGAGCGTGTCGATGAGCGGCTGCGCTCCGCCGCGGGCCCGCTCCAGCGGGCCGAGCGTGTTGAGCACGAGGTCGGCCATGGCCTGGCGGTCGCGGGTCAGGACGGGGTAGACGAGCAGGTCGGCCGCGTGCAGCACGGGGTCGTCAAGCTCCAGGCGTTCCGCGAGGTCCAGGGCGTTGAGCGCTTCCTCGTACGACTGGACGACGCCGCCGGGGCCGGGCTGCGGGCGGCCGATGGCGACGCGGCCGCCGTCGGTGGCGGCGTGGGCACGCTTGGCGAAGAAGGCCAGGACCTCTCCCTGGTCGCCCGGGGCGATGCACACCAGGCGGCCGTCCTTGGTGGTGAGCAGGATGCTCCGGTCGCCGAACCGGCCGATCAGGGCCCGCTCGACCTCGCGGGGGACCGCGTGCCCCTCCTCGTATCCGTTCGGGCCCTCGGCGACGGCGACGGCGTGTTCGTAGGACAGGCGCAGCCCGAAGCGTTCCGCGCGTTCGGCGAGCAGGCCGAGGTCGCTGCGTCCGTAGAGCAGATCGTCGATGAACTCGCGCCGGGCCGCCTCCTCCTGGCGGACGGCCAGGCGCTGGGCGCGTTCGTAGCCCTCGGCGAAGGCGTCCATGGCCTGTTCGGCGGCGGCCAGTGCGCTGTCGACGCAGAGCGCCCGCTCGGCGGGCCAGTGGGCGCGGGTCGCCGCGAGGTGCGCGCCGACCAGGGCCCTGAGGCCGAGGCCGGCGTCGGCGGCCCGCTCCCCCAGCACGCGCCGCGACGCGAGTTCGTCGCGGGTGAGCCGCCGCCCCGTCGAGGAGGCGGCGGCGAGGATGTGGGCGTAGCCGTCGAGATACTCCTGCGGTATGTCCTGCCCCGCCATGCCGCCCCTGCCGCCTCGATGAACCTTGATACCGATGGACCGTTGATGCCTTTCTAACGCATGGCGGGTTTGGGCGACCCGGGCGGGGGCGGGAACAATCGGTCGGCACGCGTCGTTGTACAGGTCATGCCTCTGACTGGAGAGTACGAGCCCGGTACGTGGGATTGGTCGAGCAAGCAGGTCGATCTCTACGAGAGTTCCGGCGGCACGGACGGCACGACCCTGCGGGGCAAGCCCGTCATCGTGCTGACGTCGGTCGGCGCCAAGAGCGGGAAGCTCCGCAAGAACCCCCTGATGCGCGTCGAGCACGAAGGGGAGTACGCGGTGGTGGCGTCCAAGGGCGGCGACCCCGCGCACCCGTCCTGGTACCACAACCTCGTCGCCCAGCCGCATGTCGAGCTTCAGGACGGCCCGGTGAAGAAGGACTACCGTGCGCGGGTCGCCACCGGTGAGGAGCGGCGCGTCTGGTGGGAGCGGGCAGTCGCGGTATGGCCCGACTACGACGACTACCAGAAGAAGACGACCCGCGAGATCCCCCTCTTCGTCCTGACGCCCATCGAGTCCTGAGCGCCCGTAGGAGGCGTTTGTCGAGTCCTGAGCGCCCGCAGGAGGCCTCCTGCCGCAGGTCGCGTCAGGTCTCCTGTTCGCGGCGGCGGGCCCGGAAGGCCCGCAGGTTCGCCGCGTTCCCGCATGTCTTGACGTCGTGCCAGACGCCGCTGTTGTTGCGGGAGCGGTCGTAGAACGCGACCCGGCAGAGCGGGTTGCGGCAGGTCTTGAGGCGGCGCGCCGTGTCCGCGCGCTGCCCGTCGTACGCCGCCGCGAGGGCCAGTGCGACGAGGTGGCCCCAGCCGGTGCCGCACGGTTCCAGGCGTACGACACCGTCCTCACCGAGCCGCAGCGCCGCCTCACCGGAGTACGCCACGCCCGGCCCGAGCGCCCCGGCCCCCTCACCGCGCCCCTGCCCCTGCCTACGCCGCGCGACGAGCTTCCCCAGCGTCTCGCGGAACGTACGCAGTTCGCGCAGCCCCTTGGCGTCGAGGGTGATGTGCGGCGCGGGCAGTCCGGTCGCCGCCGCCCACTCGGAGGCGGCCTCGTGCGCCCACGTCCGCGCCTCGGCGAGGCCGTCGAGCAGGTCGGGGTGCGGGGGCGTACCGGCGGCGACGGTGTTGAGCAGGTCCTGGACGAGTCCGAGGCCGCCGGGCGCGGGCTCCAGGCGGTACCGCGCGGTCGCGGGCCAGGTCATGGGATCACTCTCCGGGGTTCGAAAGGGCCGACCCACTCTTTCACGGGGGGTCCCGCGCCCCTCTCACACCAGGGCGTCGAGGCGTGAGGCGTCGTACGGCACTGCCTCGGCCAACCGACCGGTAAGCGCCTTGGCGGGCCACTCGGGGTCGGCGACCAGCGCGCGGGCGACGGCGACGACGTCGAACTCGTCGCGCTCCAGCCGGTCCAGGAGCGGATCGATACCGGTGACGCCGGACCGCTGGGTGCGCCCGGGCGCCCCGGCGAACTGCTGGTCGAGACCGACGGAGCCCACGGTGACCGACGGCTTGCCGGTGAGCTTCTTCGCCCAGCCCGCGAGGTTCAGGTCGCTGCCGTCGAACTCGGGCAGCCAGTAGCGCCTCGTCGAGGCGTGGAAGGCGTCCACGCCCGCCGCCGCGAGGGGCGCGAGCAGGTGCTCCAGTTCGGCGGGGTTCTCGGCGACGCGGGCGTCGTAGTGGTCGGTCTTCCACTGCGAGAGGCGGAGGACGACCGGGAAGCCGGGTGAGACGGCCGCGCGTACGGCGGCGACGATCTCGGCGGCGAACCGGGCACGGGAGGCGTGGTCCCCGCCGTAGGCGTCGCCGCGGGTGTTGGTGCCGTGCCACAGGAAGGCGTCGATCAGATAGCCGTGGGCGCCGTGCAGTTCGACGCCGTCGAAGCCGATGCGCTCGGCGGTGGCGGCGGCCTCCGCGAAGGCCTCGACGACCGCGTCGATGTCGTCGAGCGTCATGGCCCTGCCGTGCGGGCGCCCGTCGAGGCCGATCCCCGAGGGACCCTCGGCGGGGACGCCGAGCGGCGGGACGGTGTCGGTGCGGACCACGCCCGTATGCCACAGCTGGGGCATGATGCGGCCGCCCGCCTCGTGCACCCGCTCGGCCACCCGCGCCCAGCCGGCCAGGGCCCTCTCGCCGTGGAAGTGCGGCACCCGGTCGTACGCCGCAGCCGCGTCCCGCCCTATGTAGGTGCCCTCCGTGACGATCAGGCCGGCGCCTCCCGCCGCCCGCCGCGCGTAGTACGCGGCGACGTCCTCGTCCGGCACGCCGCCCGGCGAGAAGCGTCGGGTCACCGCGGCCATCGCGATGCGGTTGGGCAGCGTCAGATCGCCGATGGTGAAGGGCCGCCCCAGAAGGCGTGCGGCACGGGACCGGTGACCGTGGGCTCTGTTCGGACGGGTCATGACAGGCTCCTCTGCTCTTGAGCACGAGATCTAGGAAATAAGCGTAACCCCTTTACCTCTGTCGTTCGCGAGAGGTCGGCGGCTTTTCCCGGACAGGCGCGGGCCCGGACGTGACGTGTGCCGCAAACCGCCTCCGCGTGTTGTGGGCGGCGGCCGGAACTGATCAGGTACCTCCATGACGACCGGGTACTTCACATCCGTCGACGATGTCGCGGCCCGCTTGGCCGAGACCGGGTATCTGGCCTCGCCCGCGGTCGCCACCACCGTCTTCCTGGCCGACCGGCTCGGCAAGCCGCTGCTGGTGGAGGGCCCCGCAGGTGTCGGAAAGACGGAGCTGGCGAAGGCCGTGGCCCAGGTCGCGGGCGCACGCCTCGTCCGGCTCCAGTGCTACGAGGGCGTCGACGAGTCCCGCGCGCTCTACGAGTGGAACCACGCCAAGCAGTTGCTCCGCATCACCGCCGGGCGCGACGAGTCGTGGGACGAGACGCGCACGGACATCTTCAGCGAGGAGTTCCTGCTCTCGCGCCCGCTGCTCACAGCGATCCGCGGCGGTGATCCGAAGGTGCTCCTGATCGACGAGACGGACAAGGCGGACGTCGAGGTGGAGGGCCTGCTCCTCGAAGTCCTCAGCGACTTCCAGGTCACGGTCCCGGAGCTGGGCACGATCAGCGCGGAGCGCCGCCCGTTCGTGGTCCTCACCTCCAACGCGAGCCGGGAACTGTCCGAGGCGCTGCGCCGCCGCTGCCTCTTCCTCCATATCGGCTTCCCCGAGGAGGAGTTGGAGCGCCGCATCGTCCGGATGAAGGTGCCGGGCCTGGACGAGGCGCTCGCCGAGTCGGTGGTGCGGGTGGTGGGCGCGTTGCGCGCCATGGACCTGCGGAAGGCACCCTCGGTCGCCGAGACCGTCGACTGGGCGCGCACCCTGCTCGCGCTCGGCGCCGACACCCTGGACGAGACGGTCGTACGCGACAGCCTCGGCGTCCTCCTCAAGCACCAGGACGATGTGCTGAAGGCGGTCGCCAAGCTGGATCTGGACGCCGTGTGACGGCGCTTCCGGGCCCCCGGGCGGTTGGCGCCGAGGGGATCACCGGCAGGCTCGCCGGGCTCGTCAAGGCGCTGCGCTCCCACGGCCTGCGCATCGGCCCCGGTGAGACCGTCGACGCGGCGGCCGCCCTGGAGGCGCTCGGTCTCACCGACCGCGAACGCGTCAGGGAGGGACTGGCCGCCGCGCTGCTCCACCAGGAGAGCCAGCGGGCGGTCTTCGACCCCGTCTTCGATCTCTACTTTCCGTTGGGCATGGGCGGGCCGGTGGACAGGAGCGCGTCGGCGGACAGGAGTACGTCAGCGGACAGGAGCGCCGTCGAGGCCGACCGGGAGGCACTGCGCGAGCGGTTGGTCGCCGCGCTCGCGGCCGACGACCGGGCGCTGCTCGGGCAGTTGGCGCGTGAAGCGGTGGACGGCTTCGGCCGGTACGGCTCGGGGCAGGGCTCGGACGGCTGGTCCTCCCACCAGACGCTCAGCAGGCTGCGGCCCGAGACGCTTCTGGCGCGTGTCCTCGCCGCTCTCCGCGCGGGCTCCACCGGCGAGGGCCCGGGAGCCGCCGCGTTCACGGACCGCCTGGAGCCCGATGAGATCCGGCGCCGCATCGAGGGGTTCCGCGAGCTGGTGCGGGCCGAGGCGCGCCGGCGGGTCGCCCAGCGGCGCGGCACGGAGGAGGTCGCCCGCCGGGCCGTCGCGACCACCGCCGACCGGGTCGACTTCCTGGTCGCGGGCCGCGCCCAGCTGGACGAACTCCGCAGGGCCGTTCATCCCCTGGCCCGCAAGCTCGCGACCCGGCTGGCCGCGCGCCGCAGGCGCGCCGCGCACGGCACCATCGACCTGCGGCGCACGCTGCGCGGCTCGCTGTCGACCGGTGGCGTGCCGATGCGGCCCGTGCTGCGTCGCCGCCGTCCCGCGCGGCTCGAACTGGTACTGCTGTGCGATGTGTCCGGCTCGGTCGCGGGCTTCGCGAACTTCACGATGCTGCTGGTGCAGGCGCTGCACGACCAGTTCAGCAAGGTGCGCGTGTTCGCTTTCGTCAACCGTGTCGACGAGGTGACCGGGCTGCTCGCGCACGGCTCCGCGGATCCGGCGGGCCTCGGCGCCCGCATCCTGGGCGAGGCGGCCGTGACGGACTGGCACGGCAGCAGTGACTACGGCACGTCCCTTGGCGAGTTCGCCGAGCGCCACCTCGACGCGGTCGGCCCGCGCACCGTGGTCCTCGTCCTCGGGGACGCCCGTACGAACATGAGCGACCCCAATCTCCCGGCGCTGCGACAGATCGCCGGGCGGGCCCGTCGCGTGCACTGGCTCAATCCCGAGCGGCGCGCGCAGTGGTCGACCGGCGACTCGGCGGCGTACGCGTACGCGGAACTGGTCGAGATGCACGAGTGCCGCAACGCCCGGCAGCTCGGCGAGCTGATCGCGCGGCTGCTGCCGGTGTGACGCGAGGCGATGTCCGCCCGCCGTCGGTCAGGACTGGCCCGCCAGTTCATCCGCTCGACAGGTCATCGCCCGTCAGTTCATCGGCCACGGACTTGTCCAGGGCGGCGCGGACGAGCGCCGCCGACAGGGCCGCCGGGTCCGCGTTCTCGGCGAGGCGCAGCAGTTCCTCCTCGTCGTCGGGCAGGCCGAGCCGGTGCGCGCCTTGCAGCGCCTTGTCGCCCAGGCGGGGTGCCACCTCCGGCCACACCCGCTGCACCTCGCGCAGAAAGATGTCCGCGCCCGTCGGGCCGAGGCCGGGCACCGTCTGGAGCAGGCGGCGCAGTGCGGCGTCGTTGTCCGCCGCGTCCCGCAGGCGGCGCAGGTCGCCCCCGTACTCCCGCAGAATCAGCTCGGCGCCGTCCCCCAGGCGGGTGGAGGTGCTCTCGTCGTAGCGGCGGTATCCGCCGCGGCCCAGCGCGTCGACCCGCTGCTGCCACGTCGCCCCGGCCATACGCCTCGGGTCGCGCAGACCGGCGTCGAACAGTTCTCTGGCGGCACCCACGGCCGCGGCGCTGCGAATGCGGGCGCTCAGCAGTACGGACAGGACGAGCAGCTGGTACAGCGGCTGCGGTGTGTCCCGCAGCCGGATGCCCGCCTCCTCGGCGTAGGTACGGCCGTGGGCGTCGAGCAGGGCCCGCAGGACGGCACGGTGGCGGCCGCGTCGGTCGGCCATGGTTCTCCTCCCGGGTCGGATCCTCTCCCCGACCTCATGACTCCCCGCCCCTCATGGCCGAAAACGTGTGCGTGTCCGACCTGCGGGTACACAGCCGCCCTGACGTCGGAAGAAGAGATCCGGACGAGAACCACCGGACAAGAACGAGGGAGCATCTGTGGCTGCACGCCAAAAGAACGTATTCGTGATCGGCCTGGACGAGGCCAATCTGCCCACACTTCACGCCATCCCGCACGCGCAGGACTATCGCTTCCATCCGCTGCTCACGGTCGACGAGCTCCAGGGCGGCGAGGTCTCCGTGCCGGACCTGCTCGCGAAGGCGCGGGAGGTCCTCGACGGGTTCGACGGCGAGATCGACGCGATCGTGAGCTACTGGGACTTCCCCGGGAGCACGCTCGTGCCGATGCTGGGCGCCCAGTACGGCACCCGCAGCACCAGCCTGGAGTCGGTCGTCAAGTGCGAGCACAAGTACTGGAGCCGCCTTGAGCAGCAGAAGGTGGTCGACGAGCACCCCCGTTTCGGCCGCGTCGATCTGGAGGCCGAATCCCCGCGGCCCCCCGAAGGCGTGCGCTTCCCGATGTGGCTCAAGCCCGCCCTGTCGTACTCCTCGAAGCTGGCCTACAGCGTGGAGGACCAGGACGAGTTCGACGAGGCCGTGGCGAGGATCAAGGAGGGGATCGGTACGGTCGGGCGCCCCTTCGAGCACATCCTCGACCAGATCGAGCTGCCCGCGGAGATGGACGGGATCGGCGCCCAGGTCTGTCTCGCCGAGGAAGCGCTGTCGGGGATCCAGGTCGCGGTCGAGGGATACGTCCACCGGGGCGAGGTGACCGTCTACGGCGTCCTCGACTCCATCAACTACCCGGACTCCTCGTGCTTCCTGCGCCACCAGTACCCCTCCACCCTGCCGGAACCGGTCGTGCGGCGGCTGCACGACGTCTCCGTGCGCGTGATGCGGCAGATAGGCATGGACAACGCGACCTTCAGCATCGAGTACTTCTACGATCCCGGTACCGACGAGCTGAACCTGCTGGAGATCAACCCTCGGCACTCGCAGTCGCACGCGGAGCTGTTCGAGTACGTCGACGGCGTACCGAACCACCACTGCATGGTCAGCCTCGCCTTCGACGAGGATCCGGCGATCCCCCACCGCGAAGGCACCTGCGCGACGGCCGCCAAGTGGTACTACCGGTGGTTCGCCGACGGCGTGGTGCACAACGTGCCCACGCGTGAGGACATCGACCGCATCGAGCGCGAGATCGGGAACGTGCGGATCGAGGTCAACGTCGAGGAGGGGCAGCGGCTGTCCGACTCCGGTCACCAGGACAGTTACAGCTTCGAGCTGGCCCACATCTACACCGGGGGCGACAGCGAGGAGGACCTGCGCCGCAAGTACGACCGGTGCGTGGCCGCGCTGGGGCTCACCTTCGACGGCACGGAGCCCGGCGGCCGCGACCAGACCAACGACTAGCCATACCAACGCTGGCCATACGACCGACTGGCCGTACCAGCGACTGGCACGAGCCGACACACTGAGATCCGCCTGTCCCGGCGGAGGAACCGACCGAGAGGATGGCACGGCCCCATGCGTTACGTGGGCAATCTCCCGTACGCGACCAAAGAGGAAGAACACGTCGTCGTACCGATGTCCGACGGCACCCGGCTCTCGGCGCGGATCTGGCGCCCGACGTCCTCGGACGACGCGCCCGTACCGGCCGTCCTGGAGTACATCCCGTACCGCAAGCGCGATCTGAGTTCCGTGCGCGACTCGATCCACCATCCCTACATCGCGGGGCACGGCTACGCGTGCGTGCGCGTGGACGTGCGCGGCACGGGCGAGTCCGAGGGCGTCCTGCGGGACGAGTACCTGGAGCAGGAGCAGACCGACGCCGAGGAAGTGCTCGCCTGGCTGGCCGAGCAGCCCTGGTGCGACGGCACGACCGGCATGATGGGCATCTCCTGGGGTGCGTTCGCCGCCCTTCAGGTGGCCGCTCGGCAGCCGCCGAGCCTGAAGGCCATCGTCATCTCCTCGTTCACGGACGACCGGTACGCCGACGACATGCACTACATGGGCGGCGCGATGCTGTCGGACAACCTCGCCGAGGCCGGCACCATGTTCGCCTACGCCACCTGTCCGCCCGACCCGGCCGTCGTCGGCGAGCGCTGGCGCGAGATGTGGCACGAGCGGATGGACCAGGCGCGGCCCTGGGTCCTGGAGTGGCTGCGCCACCAGCGCCGCGACGACTACTGGAAGCACGCCTCGGTCTGCGAGAACTACGAGGACGTCCGCTGCCCCGTCCTCGCCTCCAGCGGCTGGGCGGACGGCTACTCCAACGCCGTGACGCGGCTGCTCGGCCGTCTGGAGGTGCCGCGCAAGGGTCTGATCGGCCCCTGGTCGCACAAGTATCCGCACCTGGGTGAGCCCGGCCCCGCCATCGGCTATCTCCAGGAGGTGGTGCGCTGGTGGGACCACTGGCTCAAGGGCGAGGACAACGGCGTCATGGACGGCCCGATGCTGCGGGCCTGGATGCAGGACAGCGTGCCGCCGTCGACCTCCTATGAGGAGCGGCCGGGCCGCTGGGTCGGCGAGCCGGAGTGGCCTTCGCCGCACATCGAGGAGGTCTCGCACCCCCTGATGCGTCACCGCATCGCCTGGCAGGGTGACCCGGTGCAGGGTGAGCCGGTGGCGGAACAGGACGCCGCCGGTGAGGCCATGACCGTGCAGTCCCCGCTGTCGGTCGGCCAGTTCGCGGGGAAGTGGGCCTCCTACAACGCCCCGCCCGACCTGCCCTACGACCAGCGCGAGGAGGACGGTGGCTCCCTGGTCTTCGACTCCCCCGAGCTGACCGAGCCGGTCGAGATCCTCGGTTCCCCCTGCGTCGACCTGGACCTGTCGGTCAGCGAACCGGTGGCCACGGTCGCCGCCCGCATCTCCGACGTCGCCCCGGACGGGCGGGCCACCCGGGTGACGTACGGCGTACTCAACCTGACCCGCAGGGACGGCACCGGTGAGCCCGAACCGCTGGAGCCGGGGCGCCGCTACCGCGCGACCCTCCAGCTCAACGGCGTGGCCCAGTCCTTCCCGCCCGGCCACCGCATCCGGCTCTCGCTGTCCACGTCGTACTGGCCGCTCGCCTGGCCCCCGCCCCGGCCCGTCCTGCTCAGCGTGTACGAGGGCTCCAGCGCGCTGCGGCTGCCGGTGCGGCCGGTCGCCGAGCCGGACAACGCGCCGCAGCGCCCCTTCGACGAGCCCGAGGGCGCGGAACCGCTGGCCACCACCCGGCTCTCGCCGCCGGACCAGCGCTGGGAGGTCAGGCGTGACCTGGTCGGCTACAACTCCGCGCTGGAGATCGTCAAGGACCGCGGCACCGTCCGGTTCGAGGAGATCGGGCTCGACGTCGGCTGCCGCGCCTTCGAGCGGTACACCTCCACGGGTGACGACTTCACGTCGGTGGCCGGCGAGTCGGAGTGGACGATGCGGTTCGCGCGCGACGACTGGGAGGTGAGTGTGCGCACCCGCACGGTGCTGCGGTGCGACGAGGAGAACTTCCTCGTCGACGCGACCCTCGACGGCTACGAGGGTGAGCGCCGCGTCTTCTCCCGTACGTGGAACGAGACGCTGCCCCGCGACTGGCTGTAGGACCGGCCACCCCAGAAGCACGCTATGCCCCTTTTGCGTAGCCTGTGGGCAAGATCCCCACCGGGTTGACCCGGTGGGGCGGGGGAACCCGCACGACCCACGAACCCCGAGACCAGGGAGCCACCATGGCCGTCACACCTCGTACCG
This window contains:
- a CDS encoding ATP-grasp domain-containing protein, translating into MAARQKNVFVIGLDEANLPTLHAIPHAQDYRFHPLLTVDELQGGEVSVPDLLAKAREVLDGFDGEIDAIVSYWDFPGSTLVPMLGAQYGTRSTSLESVVKCEHKYWSRLEQQKVVDEHPRFGRVDLEAESPRPPEGVRFPMWLKPALSYSSKLAYSVEDQDEFDEAVARIKEGIGTVGRPFEHILDQIELPAEMDGIGAQVCLAEEALSGIQVAVEGYVHRGEVTVYGVLDSINYPDSSCFLRHQYPSTLPEPVVRRLHDVSVRVMRQIGMDNATFSIEYFYDPGTDELNLLEINPRHSQSHAELFEYVDGVPNHHCMVSLAFDEDPAIPHREGTCATAAKWYYRWFADGVVHNVPTREDIDRIEREIGNVRIEVNVEEGQRLSDSGHQDSYSFELAHIYTGGDSEEDLRRKYDRCVAALGLTFDGTEPGGRDQTND
- a CDS encoding nitroreductase family deazaflavin-dependent oxidoreductase; the encoded protein is MPLTGEYEPGTWDWSSKQVDLYESSGGTDGTTLRGKPVIVLTSVGAKSGKLRKNPLMRVEHEGEYAVVASKGGDPAHPSWYHNLVAQPHVELQDGPVKKDYRARVATGEERRVWWERAVAVWPDYDDYQKKTTREIPLFVLTPIES
- a CDS encoding CoA-binding protein: MYDDQETVRKILTELGDTWAVVGLSGNRDRPAYGVAAVLQGFGKRVVPIHPKAETVHGEQGYPSLSAVPFAVDVVDVFVNSGLAGQVADEAVAAGARAVWFQLGVIDEAAYERTRAAGLDMVMDRCPAIEIPRLG
- a CDS encoding BlaI/MecI/CopY family transcriptional regulator, which codes for MEHHDKREERPPRLRRRAQGELEQQVLAALHAARGPVSAAWVQERIGGDLAYTTVMTILTRLLAKNVVTRERAGRSFAWTPASDEAGLAAFRMRKVLDGESDREAVLASFVTTLTADDEQLLRELLGRAGAETDD
- a CDS encoding PucR family transcriptional regulator → MAGQDIPQEYLDGYAHILAAASSTGRRLTRDELASRRVLGERAADAGLGLRALVGAHLAATRAHWPAERALCVDSALAAAEQAMDAFAEGYERAQRLAVRQEEAARREFIDDLLYGRSDLGLLAERAERFGLRLSYEHAVAVAEGPNGYEEGHAVPREVERALIGRFGDRSILLTTKDGRLVCIAPGDQGEVLAFFAKRAHAATDGGRVAIGRPQPGPGGVVQSYEEALNALDLAERLELDDPVLHAADLLVYPVLTRDRQAMADLVLNTLGPLERARGGAQPLIDTLAAYFDSGCVAAEAARRLALSVRALTYRLERIHKLTGANPSDPVHRYTLQTAVIGARLLDWPSKRF
- a CDS encoding 12-oxophytodienoate reductase translates to MTRPNRAHGHRSRAARLLGRPFTIGDLTLPNRIAMAAVTRRFSPGGVPDEDVAAYYARRAAGGAGLIVTEGTYIGRDAAAAYDRVPHFHGERALAGWARVAERVHEAGGRIMPQLWHTGVVRTDTVPPLGVPAEGPSGIGLDGRPHGRAMTLDDIDAVVEAFAEAAATAERIGFDGVELHGAHGYLIDAFLWHGTNTRGDAYGGDHASRARFAAEIVAAVRAAVSPGFPVVLRLSQWKTDHYDARVAENPAELEHLLAPLAAAGVDAFHASTRRYWLPEFDGSDLNLAGWAKKLTGKPSVTVGSVGLDQQFAGAPGRTQRSGVTGIDPLLDRLERDEFDVVAVARALVADPEWPAKALTGRLAEAVPYDASRLDALV
- a CDS encoding VWA domain-containing protein, whose translation is MTALPGPRAVGAEGITGRLAGLVKALRSHGLRIGPGETVDAAAALEALGLTDRERVREGLAAALLHQESQRAVFDPVFDLYFPLGMGGPVDRSASADRSTSADRSAVEADREALRERLVAALAADDRALLGQLAREAVDGFGRYGSGQGSDGWSSHQTLSRLRPETLLARVLAALRAGSTGEGPGAAAFTDRLEPDEIRRRIEGFRELVRAEARRRVAQRRGTEEVARRAVATTADRVDFLVAGRAQLDELRRAVHPLARKLATRLAARRRRAAHGTIDLRRTLRGSLSTGGVPMRPVLRRRRPARLELVLLCDVSGSVAGFANFTMLLVQALHDQFSKVRVFAFVNRVDEVTGLLAHGSADPAGLGARILGEAAVTDWHGSSDYGTSLGEFAERHLDAVGPRTVVLVLGDARTNMSDPNLPALRQIAGRARRVHWLNPERRAQWSTGDSAAYAYAELVEMHECRNARQLGELIARLLPV
- a CDS encoding CGNR zinc finger domain-containing protein; the protein is MTWPATARYRLEPAPGGLGLVQDLLNTVAAGTPPHPDLLDGLAEARTWAHEAASEWAAATGLPAPHITLDAKGLRELRTFRETLGKLVARRRQGQGRGEGAGALGPGVAYSGEAALRLGEDGVVRLEPCGTGWGHLVALALAAAYDGQRADTARRLKTCRNPLCRVAFYDRSRNNSGVWHDVKTCGNAANLRAFRARRREQET
- a CDS encoding AAA family ATPase encodes the protein MTTGYFTSVDDVAARLAETGYLASPAVATTVFLADRLGKPLLVEGPAGVGKTELAKAVAQVAGARLVRLQCYEGVDESRALYEWNHAKQLLRITAGRDESWDETRTDIFSEEFLLSRPLLTAIRGGDPKVLLIDETDKADVEVEGLLLEVLSDFQVTVPELGTISAERRPFVVLTSNASRELSEALRRRCLFLHIGFPEEELERRIVRMKVPGLDEALAESVVRVVGALRAMDLRKAPSVAETVDWARTLLALGADTLDETVVRDSLGVLLKHQDDVLKAVAKLDLDAV
- a CDS encoding TerD family protein, with translation MGVSLAKGGNVSLSKEAPGLTAVLVGLGWDVRTTTGTDYDLDASALLCDDSGKVVSDQHFIFYNNLTSPDGSVEHTGDNLTGEGEGDDEAVKVNLAQVPAQITKIVFPVSIHDAENRGQSFGQVRNAFIRVVNQADGVEIARYDLSEDASTETAMVFGELYRHGAEWKFRAVGQGYASGLRGIATDFGVNV